The following coding sequences are from one Formosa haliotis window:
- a CDS encoding TlpA family protein disulfide reductase, with translation MKKILFALFILPTLMLAQHKISGTFTPAASYKAAILYKLNPSNNEYISNADIVNGQFELDLDATLKPGMYRIVYALPQEQYNFNFIYNNEDVVFNYDQQKGVSFLTSKENQILNKYKSDMFAIKSKINSFYGQPNQDESEYMDCIAELTAVQDQAEKESKGMIANHFIVAEKPYIPTTFEDAPTYFNNFKKHYFKPINFSDPVLQNSSFLMDSAMSYVFIFVDKDDKNTSYKNNIDDVVRVTSKEKVIQKSILEVLWTQFKERQNEEVANYIASKYLQKLLDPVKDEMLITDMKAFQNTAIGATAPDFSWPSKVGSTKLSQLSGKDFYIVTFWSSTCSHCLAELPVLKAYLKDKPNIQVLAIGLEDERPNWENTIKNYTEFTQIYGHGKWDNPIPIAYGVSGTPSFFVLDKNKKIIAKPDDVEKLKAFLDTKL, from the coding sequence ATGAAAAAGATATTATTCGCCTTATTTATACTTCCAACGCTCATGTTGGCTCAGCATAAAATTTCAGGAACCTTTACACCCGCAGCGAGTTACAAAGCTGCCATTTTGTACAAATTAAATCCGTCGAACAATGAATACATCAGTAATGCTGATATAGTAAATGGTCAATTCGAACTCGATCTAGACGCTACTTTAAAACCGGGTATGTATCGTATTGTTTATGCCTTACCACAAGAACAATATAACTTCAATTTTATTTATAATAATGAAGATGTTGTTTTCAATTACGATCAACAAAAAGGAGTTTCTTTTCTAACCTCTAAAGAAAATCAGATTCTAAACAAATACAAAAGTGACATGTTCGCTATAAAATCGAAAATCAATTCATTCTACGGACAACCCAATCAAGATGAATCGGAATATATGGACTGTATAGCAGAACTAACTGCTGTTCAAGATCAAGCAGAAAAGGAATCCAAAGGTATGATTGCGAATCATTTTATTGTTGCAGAAAAACCATACATCCCTACAACCTTTGAAGATGCTCCAACCTATTTCAACAACTTTAAAAAACATTATTTTAAACCAATTAATTTTAGCGATCCGGTATTACAAAATTCCAGTTTTTTAATGGACTCTGCTATGAGTTACGTTTTTATTTTTGTAGATAAAGACGACAAAAACACTTCGTATAAAAATAATATAGACGATGTGGTTCGAGTTACTTCAAAAGAAAAAGTTATACAGAAATCGATTTTAGAAGTATTATGGACACAGTTTAAAGAACGCCAAAACGAGGAGGTTGCCAATTATATTGCATCAAAATATCTTCAAAAATTATTAGACCCCGTAAAAGACGAAATGCTAATTACAGATATGAAAGCATTTCAAAATACAGCTATTGGCGCAACGGCTCCAGACTTTTCTTGGCCCTCTAAAGTGGGTAGCACAAAGCTTAGCCAGTTGAGTGGAAAAGATTTTTATATTGTTACGTTTTGGAGCAGTACTTGCTCGCATTGTTTGGCAGAATTACCTGTTTTAAAAGCCTATTTAAAAGACAAACCGAATATTCAGGTACTTGCTATTGGTCTAGAAGATGAACGCCCTAATTGGGAAAATACCATTAAAAACTACACCGAGTTTACACAAATTTATGGTCACGGTAAATGGGATAACCCAATTCCTATTGCTTATGGAGTTTCAGGTACACCGTCGTTCTTTGTACTGGACAAAAACAAAAAAATTATCGCTAAACCAGACGATGTAGAAAAATTAAAGGCGTTTTTAGATACGAAACTTTAA